A window of the Sabethes cyaneus chromosome 1, idSabCyanKW18_F2, whole genome shotgun sequence genome harbors these coding sequences:
- the LOC128732763 gene encoding troponin T, skeletal muscle-like isoform X3, whose amino-acid sequence MSDDEEYSGDDPEFIKRQDQKRSDLDEQLKEYINEWRKQRAKEEDELKKLKEKQAKRKVSRAEEEQRMAQRKKEEEERRVREIEEKKQREVEEKRRRLEEAEKKRQAMLQAMKDKDKKGPNFTITKKDSSFGMSNAQMERNKTKEQLEEEKKISLSFRIKPLEIDGLSADALRTKATELWDTIVKLETEKYDLEERQKRQDYDLKELKERQKQQLRHKALKKGLDPEALTGKYPPKIQVASKYERRVDTRSYDDKKKLFEGGFDTLNKEVLEKQWSERKEQYAGRQKSKLPKWFGERPGKKAGDPETPEGEDEVKPEDEEVEEVEEEVVEEVVEEEEEEEEEEEEEEEEEEEEEEEEEEEEEEE is encoded by the exons ATGTCTGACGATGAAGAGTATTC GGGTGACGATCCCGAGTTCATCAAGCGCCAGGATCAGAAGCGCTCGGACTTGGACGAACAGTTGAAGGAATACATCAACGAATGGCGCAAACAGCGGGCCAAGGAAGAGGATGAACTCAAGAAGCTCAAGGAGAAACAAGCCAAGCGCAAAGTTTCTCGAGCTGAAGAGGAACAGCGTATGGCTCAACGCAAGAAAGAAGAGGAGGAGCGTCGCGTTCGCGAAATTGAGGAGAAAAAGCAACGCGAAGTGGAAGAAAAGAGGCGACGTCTCGAGGAGGCTGAGAAGAAACGTCAAGCGATGTTGCAGGCCATGAAGGACAAGGACAAGAAGGGACCGAACTTCACTATCACCAAGAAGGACAGCTCT TTCGGAATGTCCAACGCCCAAATGGAACGTAATAAGACTAAGGAACAGCTTGAAGAGGAAAAGAAAATCTCGTTATCCTTCCGTATTAAGCCCCTGGAAATCGATGGCCTCAGTGCTGATGCTTTGCGTACAAAGGCCACAGAGTTGTGGGATACTATTGTCAAGCTGGAAACGGAAAAGTACGATTTGGAGGAAAGGCAAAAACGTCAGGACTACGAT CTTAAAGAATTGAAGGAAAGACAAAAGCAGCAGCTTAGACACAAAGCCTTGAAGAAGGGTCTTGATCCAGAAGCCCTTACTGGCAAATACCCG cCCAAGATCCAAGTCGCCTCCAAATATGAACGCCGTGTTGACACCCGCTCTTACGATGATAAGAAAAAACTGTTCGAAGGT GGCTTTGACACTCTGAACAAGGAAGTTCTCGAGAAGCAATGGTCAGAGAGGAAGGAACAGTATGCCGGTCGTCAAAAGT CCAAACTACCCAAATGGTTCGGCGAGCGACCTGGCAAGAAGGCTGGCGATCCAGAAACCCCCGAAGGCGAGGACGAGGTCAAGCCTGAGGATGAGGAAGTCGAAGAAGTCGAAGAGGAGGTCGTCGAAGAAGTG GTTGAGGAAGAGGAGGAAGAAGAGGAAGAGGAGGAGGAAGAGGAAGAGGAGGAAGAAGAGGAGGAGGAAGAAGAGGaggaagaagaggaagaagaataA
- the LOC128732763 gene encoding troponin T, skeletal muscle-like isoform X2, with protein sequence MSDDEEYSSEEEVVEEQQHEPQEQGDDPEFIKRQDQKRSDLDEQLKEYINEWRKQRAKEEDELKKLKEKQAKRKVSRAEEEQRMAQRKKEEEERRVREIEEKKQREVEEKRRRLEEAEKKRQAMLQAMKDKDKKGPNFTITKKDSSFGMSNAQMERNKTKEQLEEEKKISLSFRIKPLEIDGLSADALRTKATELWDTIVKLETEKYDLEERQKRQDYDLKELKERQKQQLRHKALKKGLDPEALTGKYPPKIQVASKYERRVDTRSYDDKKKLFEGGFDTLNKEVLEKQWSERKEQYAGRQKSKLPKWFGERPGKKAGDPETPEGEDEVKPEDEEVEEVEEEVVEEVVEEEEEEEEEEEEEEEEEEEEEEEEEEEEEEE encoded by the exons ATGTCTGACGATGAAGAGTATTC CTCTGAAGAGGAGGTCGTCGAGGAGCAGCAACACGAACCACAGGAACA GGGTGACGATCCCGAGTTCATCAAGCGCCAGGATCAGAAGCGCTCGGACTTGGACGAACAGTTGAAGGAATACATCAACGAATGGCGCAAACAGCGGGCCAAGGAAGAGGATGAACTCAAGAAGCTCAAGGAGAAACAAGCCAAGCGCAAAGTTTCTCGAGCTGAAGAGGAACAGCGTATGGCTCAACGCAAGAAAGAAGAGGAGGAGCGTCGCGTTCGCGAAATTGAGGAGAAAAAGCAACGCGAAGTGGAAGAAAAGAGGCGACGTCTCGAGGAGGCTGAGAAGAAACGTCAAGCGATGTTGCAGGCCATGAAGGACAAGGACAAGAAGGGACCGAACTTCACTATCACCAAGAAGGACAGCTCT TTCGGAATGTCCAACGCCCAAATGGAACGTAATAAGACTAAGGAACAGCTTGAAGAGGAAAAGAAAATCTCGTTATCCTTCCGTATTAAGCCCCTGGAAATCGATGGCCTCAGTGCTGATGCTTTGCGTACAAAGGCCACAGAGTTGTGGGATACTATTGTCAAGCTGGAAACGGAAAAGTACGATTTGGAGGAAAGGCAAAAACGTCAGGACTACGAT CTTAAAGAATTGAAGGAAAGACAAAAGCAGCAGCTTAGACACAAAGCCTTGAAGAAGGGTCTTGATCCAGAAGCCCTTACTGGCAAATACCCG cCCAAGATCCAAGTCGCCTCCAAATATGAACGCCGTGTTGACACCCGCTCTTACGATGATAAGAAAAAACTGTTCGAAGGT GGCTTTGACACTCTGAACAAGGAAGTTCTCGAGAAGCAATGGTCAGAGAGGAAGGAACAGTATGCCGGTCGTCAAAAGT CCAAACTACCCAAATGGTTCGGCGAGCGACCTGGCAAGAAGGCTGGCGATCCAGAAACCCCCGAAGGCGAGGACGAGGTCAAGCCTGAGGATGAGGAAGTCGAAGAAGTCGAAGAGGAGGTCGTCGAAGAAGTG GTTGAGGAAGAGGAGGAAGAAGAGGAAGAGGAGGAGGAAGAGGAAGAGGAGGAAGAAGAGGAGGAGGAAGAAGAGGaggaagaagaggaagaagaataA
- the LOC128732763 gene encoding troponin T, skeletal muscle-like isoform X1: MSDDEEYSSEEEVVEEQQHEPQEQPAAKPEGDDPEFIKRQDQKRSDLDEQLKEYINEWRKQRAKEEDELKKLKEKQAKRKVSRAEEEQRMAQRKKEEEERRVREIEEKKQREVEEKRRRLEEAEKKRQAMLQAMKDKDKKGPNFTITKKDSSFGMSNAQMERNKTKEQLEEEKKISLSFRIKPLEIDGLSADALRTKATELWDTIVKLETEKYDLEERQKRQDYDLKELKERQKQQLRHKALKKGLDPEALTGKYPPKIQVASKYERRVDTRSYDDKKKLFEGGFDTLNKEVLEKQWSERKEQYAGRQKSKLPKWFGERPGKKAGDPETPEGEDEVKPEDEEVEEVEEEVVEEVVEEEEEEEEEEEEEEEEEEEEEEEEEEEEEEE; the protein is encoded by the exons ATGTCTGACGATGAAGAGTATTC CTCTGAAGAGGAGGTCGTCGAGGAGCAGCAACACGAACCACAGGAACA GCCTGCAGCTAAGCCCGA GGGTGACGATCCCGAGTTCATCAAGCGCCAGGATCAGAAGCGCTCGGACTTGGACGAACAGTTGAAGGAATACATCAACGAATGGCGCAAACAGCGGGCCAAGGAAGAGGATGAACTCAAGAAGCTCAAGGAGAAACAAGCCAAGCGCAAAGTTTCTCGAGCTGAAGAGGAACAGCGTATGGCTCAACGCAAGAAAGAAGAGGAGGAGCGTCGCGTTCGCGAAATTGAGGAGAAAAAGCAACGCGAAGTGGAAGAAAAGAGGCGACGTCTCGAGGAGGCTGAGAAGAAACGTCAAGCGATGTTGCAGGCCATGAAGGACAAGGACAAGAAGGGACCGAACTTCACTATCACCAAGAAGGACAGCTCT TTCGGAATGTCCAACGCCCAAATGGAACGTAATAAGACTAAGGAACAGCTTGAAGAGGAAAAGAAAATCTCGTTATCCTTCCGTATTAAGCCCCTGGAAATCGATGGCCTCAGTGCTGATGCTTTGCGTACAAAGGCCACAGAGTTGTGGGATACTATTGTCAAGCTGGAAACGGAAAAGTACGATTTGGAGGAAAGGCAAAAACGTCAGGACTACGAT CTTAAAGAATTGAAGGAAAGACAAAAGCAGCAGCTTAGACACAAAGCCTTGAAGAAGGGTCTTGATCCAGAAGCCCTTACTGGCAAATACCCG cCCAAGATCCAAGTCGCCTCCAAATATGAACGCCGTGTTGACACCCGCTCTTACGATGATAAGAAAAAACTGTTCGAAGGT GGCTTTGACACTCTGAACAAGGAAGTTCTCGAGAAGCAATGGTCAGAGAGGAAGGAACAGTATGCCGGTCGTCAAAAGT CCAAACTACCCAAATGGTTCGGCGAGCGACCTGGCAAGAAGGCTGGCGATCCAGAAACCCCCGAAGGCGAGGACGAGGTCAAGCCTGAGGATGAGGAAGTCGAAGAAGTCGAAGAGGAGGTCGTCGAAGAAGTG GTTGAGGAAGAGGAGGAAGAAGAGGAAGAGGAGGAGGAAGAGGAAGAGGAGGAAGAAGAGGAGGAGGAAGAAGAGGaggaagaagaggaagaagaataA